The Glycine soja cultivar W05 chromosome 19, ASM419377v2, whole genome shotgun sequence genomic sequence CGTCATGAAACCCAATGAGTGTGATCTCAACCACAACCCCGTCATGAAACCCAATGAGTGTGATCTCCACCGCTGCGAAACCCAACGAGCCCTACCATGAACTCACAACAAATCCCATGGTGAAACCCCCCCATGAAATCCAACTACGAACCCTGTCGTGAAACCCAATGAAGCCCACCAAACAAAATCGATTTTTGCTTTTCTTGCTTTCATATTCAGATTTGTTGTAACTATTGTTGTGGTTTGATGTTTTTTGGGgggattttggatttttttgtgGAGATATGTTCAAATCAGAGTTTTTGTGTTTCTCGATTTTGTGGTTTGATGTTTTGTTGTTAAGATTTTGTTGGTTCATATCAATTCTTTTCATctagcttgttttcatttattCTAGCCACTGGGGAAAAAATGAATCACCATCGGTGGCGCAGTGGTGGGATATAAGAAAGATGAAGGGTGATGGAGACAgataagaggaagaagaaagaggcaaaataggaaaagaagcaaaaaagtaagaaaaagaaaaagaaaaaatcttgaccgtcattttaaaagataaaaaactttttttaaaaaaacacaaaaataatatgttgtttttactttttttaaaaaaaaaatctacgtGTAATTCTACTTAGACAAAGATTATATATAGTACCATACATCGCATGCCTACATGTCCGGTTAACGACCATGTAAGCAGGTAACGGATTTCGACTCATGGCATATACCTCAAACAAATGTTGTTAAATATTAGGGACTCGACTCGAAcgaaaaaaatttcaaggatCAAACACAAAAGTTGGATATATATCAGAGActcaaaacatatttaagccttatttttaaagtaatatttaagatagtttttaattagttaataaattaattttttttttacttaattgcaCTTGTAATATCTTTGTAATTGTGCGATTTTAGTCTCTTGAAGTTCAATTGTCACAAATGTACAATTTAAGTCTCCTTAGGTTCCAATTGTGTCAATTAGTTTCCTAATGTATCACAATTGTGCAATTTTATTCctccaaatatatatatcatttcacATATATTAACAAGAGTGGTGATGGTCAATTAAACACATGGAATGAAATTGTACAATTGTGATACATTTGGGATCCAAATGAAATTTAggagactaaaattatatacttaTGATAAGTGCAAGACCTAATTAACTCGATTGAAATCCAGTaatcatgaagaaaaaaatataattaaaccaaaatatttatattaagtgtgtataaaaataagaatttccAAAGAATATAATTAGAATAATGTGATAATACAAAGTCATCTTGAAttgtcataaattaaaaattattatattttataatatttactttaaaattcatattattatcaaaacaaaactctttcAAAATGTACATATGATACTTTAAGAACATatcaaattaacttaaaaaaatacaaaattattcgTTTGGTTGTTatacttaaattttttcttttttttgtacttaaaattattattattttttaatttctatatacattatttttaattctggTCACGGgactaaaaagaataaaaataatgtgtatggattaaaaataattaaatatgatatttagaaaactaaaaaaataattttttaaagtataaatactaaaaacaatttttttattattacaaacatcatataagtaattaattttttttaaaagaaaatggaaacagAGAAACGAAACAAGGTTGTTCTCATTTCCGAACACAATATCCGTTGTTTAaggtgaaaaggaaaaaaagaaaaaagttgtgCAGTGAGGAACGCGAAGACGCGAGATAGGGAATAGGCGACAGTGCGTTTGGCTGCCCCCAGCAATCGAACTCCTTGTGCTCCTCGCacctcattctctctctctctcgtatCTGCAACTTCAACTAACTAACTTTTATGTGAGCACCCACTATTTCACCTGCAGTACCTTCTTCCTTCGAATCAAAACAATTTAAACCCTTTTTTttcgaattaaaataaaataaaagttacgATCCTCATAAGCTTTCAGCATGACACGTAATTGGGTTTGTTTttcgtttgtttgtttgttttgtgaaacataAGGAAGCCGAAGGCGTCAGTGAATCGACCCCCAACACCAGATGTGGTCGAAAATGTCCCTGAAAGAGAACCCAcgcttcaagagctcatcaaCATCAAGgtttcatcttttcttttttagttagtTTCAAGTTTCACACTTTCACTTGTTACTCTTTTGTTGGAGTTGTTATTATGGGTCTTGAaaggttagttttttatttttttatgttggttTTCTTGAATGCCTGTTCAGTTGATCGAGACTGGAGAGAAGGAGCGCCTCATGGAGCTGTTGAGGGAAAGGCTTGTTGATTGCGGTTGGAAGGATGAAATGGAAACTCTCTGCaggtatttttttacttttattttattttatttttctcattattaATCTAGGAAGGATTtgcagaaatttattgaaaactataaaattaagatAGTCAATTGAATAAGTGAGACCCTAAACAAAATGTGATTTCCAATAAATATCAGCGGAAAGTATATGTTAGAGAATGTGTTGCCAACATTTCTCTTATTATCAATTCAAGAGAAATGCTAATAAACTCTTTCTTTGCGATGCTCTTAAGTGGATCCTACTaaatatgtgaattttattttccattgGGACGGTGTCATTCTGAAACTAGTAGAATTTTAACTAATGAGATGATTTTAGAGAGTGATAGGAAGTGTATTGCTATACCTCTCTATTCTATAAGTGTTTTATAGTACAGAAggctttaaatttgaaattaaatattcattgtCATCTATTTCTACACTCCAGTTTTCCCATTCGGAGCACTAGCACCAGAGGGTTACTTCTCAATTTTCTATGTAGAAACTTTTACTTAGGGAAGCGTTATACCCTTTAGTTTGTTTTCAACATAGTATGCATTGACAAAGACATGAACTGATGAAAGGTTTGGACACTCTAAGCAACCAACATTGTGCACTTTTGGACACTCTGCAGTAAAAGGACATGAACTGATTTTTGTATGTAGTGCTAGGTTCATTGGTATATGCTTTAGTTGGCACTTAATACTAGGACTGTGTGACTATGTgataatatcatatattttccCTCACTGTACATCCTTTCAACTTTGCTGTTTTATCCCTTCAGTTTCTTCCTTTTACTGCAGAGCTGttgtgaagaagaaagggaggAATAATGTTACTGTTGATGAACTTGTACATGTAATCACTCCAAAGGGACGAGGTAGTTAATTAATTGTTTCATAATTTGATTTACTTTTCGTTTCTGCATATATGAAATTACCGAGCCTTTGACATCATGCAATCTATGTATCTGACTTTACTTTGTGGGATAAGACCTTTTGATGATGTTGTGCGAATAGAAAATTAGTATTTACTTGGTTGAAGCACCTCATTAGGTCAACACCACACAAGGAAACCTTCAGAATCTATTGAGAAATGTTATAAGTAACCATTATTGAGCATTGTATTAGGTGTTTAAACATTAGAAAGTGAACAATTATACCATGGTGTGGGCTTTCCTTTGCACAAAACTGTCCAACTGACAAGATAGAGAACTTGTCAAACTTGTTTTTTGCAGTCTCCATTCCTGATTCCGTAAAGGCTGAGTTGTTGCAGAGGATTCGAACATTTCTCGTGTCTGCTGCTCTTTAAGAATCTTCATGGCTTGGTCAGTGTTAGCCTCACCAATATGCTGTAAAGACTATGGTTGGAAGTAGTAAGAACTGCACGCATTTGTACTGGGTTTTATTTGGTGGGAGGGAGATGACTATTTCATGTAAAACCATGATTATTTCACTCCTTTCAATATAAAtttgagaaataattttttgtaccAAATTGTTAATATGTAACAGCCTCATTCCTCGCACTTATTTTGGGCGTTTATATAAACTACATCTTGTTACACACATAAGCATGTTCGTTTACTTGTTGCAACTGTGTTTTGAAATATACTCAAACCACGTCTGACATTAACAAAATTTCTGGTGCAAACATATGCAACCATAATAATTCCTTTTAATCTAAACTGTGATTCCCCAAAAACCCTTTTGAGTTGAGGACGACTTCGGATCTGATCAAAGATGCATCACGCTGCTCACAGGTGCACATCTCAGCACTTCGGATTAGGTTCCCTAGTCGTGTaacaaaaatttagaaactTCTCATCTCATCTTAAAAAGTATGTCACCACATAGGAAATGTAACCAAATCTCATCATTCACATTCTATTGACAATTAAAGacacttcaaaattcaaattgtaaGGTCTACTTAGAAGTTAGTCATCCAATGCTGGAACCTTGACTATGTTCAGGGTACCGTTCAACTTGAGTAGATATCCATTTCAGGCCAAGTAATCCCTTGACTTACACCTATAATAGCAATTCTACACAACTTAAAGCTTTTACTAACTTGAACATCAAAGTATATGCAGGTGCCACCATCTCAATTGCTAGATCCTTTATAGCATCCAACCAACTTTCCCTTCCCACAACCCCTCGATGGTGTACCTGCCATGTCATAGTAGTTAATGATAAATCCCTCACATTGGACAAACTGAAATGTACCCTCCCCTTGACCCAAGATTAAATAGGGAGCAAGGTTACAACATCACTTcgatattttttaatcttgatcCTTTCTAAGTTTGATGTTGGCATCTTAGGTACCAATGAAAGGGGAAGGAGTGTGAGAGGATCGGTGCTATAACAACATTAAATCTCTTTGCTGTGAGAAGAGCCAAAAGTTTTCCCACCAAATCTATAATCATGTGTGGCATCATTATTACGATGTATAGATACTTtaaatttgataacatatgcAAAAGCACAGGTCAACTTCGCCCTGCTTAAGACGGGTTGGGCTGTCCTACGAGAGGAAACATGAGAAACATAACCCACTTTGTTTAGTGAGtgttgatcgagaattttccattttttcagCCACAATAGTTGCAACCATCTTCTCAGCAATATATGCCGACATTTGGGCAAAATAGTCTCAACCATCTTTGCTATTCATGTTTGAGTATGGTGGGTCATTTCTCCTTCGGCCAAGGTTTCAAAGTAAACCCAACATTTGGATTCCACCAGAAGAAGTTTGAATTATCTCTCTTTTCTTTGACATAATAAGAATCCTCGATTTCGAATGGTGTTGTAATCGCTAGAGTCCTCTCATGATGCTCTGCTATAGAGATGCACCCATCATTGGTTTGGTCACCTTCAACCACCTCTAAATGCCTTTTCCTTGTTCCAGAAAAACAATTGTAGATGAAACTGCACTCATTCCATGTATTCACTAATGGCCTAAAAGCATATTGAAATTAGCTTACGATGAAACGACCATGAAAATAGTCAATCGTCGACAACTTTCGATTGTAACATCCAATGCAACTATGCCATAAGTATTTGACAACTTTTGGCTAAAATCAGATACCATAATGTTGTGTGGCAATAGAACCTTTTTCTCAAAGATGTTTCAACATTGTTACAAGTAAAATATTGATGCAAGCACCACCATTAAATAGATTTTTCCCAAACCTTTGACCTTCAACCATTGCAACGATCATTTTTATATGACTCTTTTGTCTCTTCATTTCGCCAATAGGTGGATCGAACACCACTACAATCTCAGTGTAATACAAGAAACCTGAGTGACCTAGACTACACGATGTTTAGTCAAAGGATCCTCATAATAATCTTTCCTCATATAGTCTTTGACTTCTCAACAAGCTTGATTTTTCTCATCAACTCATGTCGGTAGAATCAAAATGACACCACAAATAGCTTCTAATTCAAAACTGAATTCCATATAATCTATAATTATCTTATCTTCACCCTCCTTTGTAGTAGCTTGAGGAGATGGATCAACATGATGATTAACTTGATTTCTCATACCCAAGTCCTACCTAACCTTGTCAGCATTCATTTAACCTTTTTATTCAGCTAATAATATTAAAGTGGTCAATTGTGCATTCAACCAAACTATCCTTATCCTTATTTAGCTAACAATAAAGTTAGTCAAATTCTACTATTCAACTAATTCAAAATATAGCTGAGTTGGCTTTATTCATATATAACTAACCTTCTTGTtcaactaatattaaaaattaatcgaTTGTGCATTCAACTGAGCTGACCTTCTCCTCGTTCAACCAATATTAAAATTAGTCAAGTTACATATTAACCGAAAACAATTCTATAAAATCCTTAACATCTTAATTGCATCACTTGTAGCATAATTTGGGTCTTAACAAATTCTATTAAATGTTTACAAAGCaaagaaaaattgtataatgaaataaaaatttattatatattccgATACTTTTTTCAACTGTATACAAAtataaagattttaaatttaagtgtaacatttataaaatagaaataattatgtataagttttataaatagaagaaattttatgaaaaaggtaataactttaaatattatttttaaaacaatttttagttAGTTGTCAATTTGCAAATTTTCATActaacatgaaaaataaactcTTGACAATAACCTTTCATTTGTAAATCAGATCCATCCAtacatttcaatattttaaaatcgaTCTTATCATTGAAATGGTGAAGGTACAACAATAATTGAACCATAATCAAACCAATGCtagtaaaacaataattattaaataacacaaaataatattaaagtaacgtaatatcatgattttataaaattgaaaacctAAAGCTAAAATccaattttataagtttttttcatttcaaatactCAAAAAGTTCAAATCAAATGCATAGCACTTAAAGAGaatgacaaatattttaaattaatttttattttctttaaaaaaaaattaaggtaacTTAGTATTAAAATTTTCACAGTTGTTAACCAACTTATTGTCATTTTCTGACTAATTTTACCAATTTTGACTCATTTTCCAATTACTTTTCTCCTTCCTGACACTTTACCGAGTCCAACAGTTCCAATCTCGAAACACCGACACCACCTCTTCAAAACCTTCTTTACCTGCGTTTGGAAGAAAGCAAggaattgaaagagaaaaaagaaattaaaatttaaatagaagagaaaataaaaggaaaaaaaaattaattttttattttttaaaattattttttcttcatatttttcttttatttttgactttatcaatttcactactaaaaaaggaATTTTTGTATGACATGTATTTAAAGACGGTTGTTGttaaaaccgtctttgaaattaGATTTCAACGTCATTTAAAAAAACTGTCCTGGATAAAAGATATCTAGTTTCACGTAGTCCGTTCCTTTCCTCTTTCTCCTCATGTCTGTTCCTTTCCCCCACATTCCACTCCACGGAGAAAGAGAGATGTCGGATCACGAGCTGCTAGCGTCGGGAGAAAGCATAAAAGAGAGGGAATCAGATGATGTGGTGTGTGGGGACTCGTCGTCCTCCTCGAGAAGCGGCGAGATGGGTTCGGTTTGGTTGGAGGCCACGTACACCGTCCCAAGTTCCCGTCAGCGGAGTGACTCCTTTGGTACACTCACTGGCACCAGATCACAGCCCTATGATCTTCAGAACCGCTCCGGTCAACTCCGCTTCGATCCCGTTCCCTCAAAGGACAAACCCTGCGCGGAACTTCTTGGCTTTCGCTAAACCAATTGCAAGAAAGTGAAGCGCGATGATGGCGACCTTCCTCATGGCCTGACCAAGGATCTTCGCACTAGGTGAGTCTATTCACATCCGTAATCCACTAACTCCGGTTTGATCAAAAGCGTGTTTTCCAagtgtatttttaatttctctcagGGTAAAGTGCCTTTGATCTCTTAGTCTGGGGTGCACTAGTTGCATATATTTACAGGTGAAGAGAATTCTGATACTTTATTAAAGGCTCTCTTGAGATATTCTATAAGTAGACCAAAATATATGTTATAGTTTTTCATTGTTGGTACTCTTGGGATATGGATTTTGggaagtttttatttatttactaaaagctggctattaaaaaaaataatgataaaagctTAACCATGTTCTGCATGTTCATTGAGATAAGAAATGTTAATTTGTACAGAGAGAAGATATGTATATACATGAAGGAAGCTGAGCCGTCTTTTTTGAAGTTCAAAGTATTATTCTTTATGTCATTTCATCATAGCTAGGTGATTGGAGTCAATCATCAATTTCCTTTTGGATAGTAAGGACGTatttatagacaaaaaaaattataaatctctTCAATGCTTATCTAGTTTTGTTTGCTTCtgaattattttttgtgtgttgTGACAAATATGATATCACCTTGAACAATGCGATTCTTGCGGACGACAAGCACAAGCCtgttagtatagagcaataaaagaagagaaagaaataaagggaagaaagaaaaagacacacagtttaacgtggttcagcacacaatgtatgtgcctacgtccacggctacactaggagaactttttattacttgcacataaaagcttacaaggtgtctctatatataacactagtgagacacaagtttttacaaaccaagcgatgtgggactaagcccacacaagttttacagaccaagcgatgtgggacaaaggaactaagaccacaaactCTAACAATTCTCCCACTTGGGGTCTAAGTTCCAAACTCTAGCAGCTCCTTGTAAGCAACGAGTTCATCGACTCTTTACCTAGTGTAGCGCCTTCATCTTCAATTATCCTTGAAGGCCAACTGAGGCAATGCAAAGCCTCAGTTTGTCAGTTGTAACAGCTTTAGTCAACATATCTGCTGGATTCTCTGATCCTAAGATCTTCAATAAAGATAAgtttccatcatttatcaactccctgataaaatggtatcttaattgaatattcTTGCATCTAGAATGGAAGACTGGATTCTTAGCAAGACTTATAGCACTTTGACTGTCACTAAACATTGGAGCATTATCTTGTTCTTTCCCCAAttcattgagaaaattctttagcCAAATCATCTCCTTAGCTGCTTCTGAGATAGCTATGTATTCGGCTTCCGTGGTTGAGAGAGCAACTCTATCTTGAAGTTTAGACTTCCAACTCACAGCAGTACCTCCCAAGGTAAAAATGTAGCCTGTGGTGCTCTTCTTGGTATCAAAATCTCCTCCCAAGTCTGCATCTGAAAATCCCTGTAAAGTGAGATTGCCTTTTCTGAAGCACAAACACATCTCTGAAGTACCCTTCAGATATCTGAGTATCCACTTTACACCTTTCCAATGCTCATTTGCTGGATTTGATAGGAACCTACTGACAACTCCCACTGCATGTGCTATGTCAGGTCTGGTACACACCATAGCATACATCAAACTCCCAACTGCTGATGCATATGGTACTCTTGacatgtaacatttttcttcatctgtctgcaaagattgcttctttgaaaacttcaaatgaGATCCCAAAGGGGTATTCCTGGTCTTAGAATCTCCAAGGTAAAACTTGTCAAGCAACTTGTGTATATATTTCTCCTGAGACAGCTTCAAAATTCCTTCTGATATGTTTCTAAGAATTCTCATACCAAGGATTTGTTTAGCTGGACCaagatccttcatttcaaagttttctgcCAACTGCTGCTTCAACCTGTTAATTTCTGCCATACTAGATCCTGCAATcaacatgtcatcaacatacacaACAAGGATAACAtaactattagtatattttttaacatagcaGCAATGGTCCATGTCACATCTTTTGAATCCTGAGTTgctcataaactcattaaacttcttgtaccactgcctcggtgcttgtttcaagccatacaaACTTTTGTGAAGCTTGCGTACAAGATTCTCCTTGCCTGGCACTTCAAAACCTTCTGGTTGGGTCATATAGATGTCTTCCTCTAAATCCCCATGCAAGAATGCAGTTTTAACATCTAACTGCTCCAAGTGAAGATTCTCTGCAGCTACTATGCTCAGAATAACTCTGATGGTAGTCATCTTTACAACTGGAGAGAAGATCTCTGTGAAATCAATTCCTTGTTTCTGCTGAAACCCTTTCACCACAAGTCTCGCCTTGTATCTTCTTCTACCGTCAGATTCTTCCTTCAGCCTATAGACCCACCTATTCTGTAACGCCTTCTTTCCTTCTGGCAATTTAGTTAAAGACCACGTCTTATTCTTCTGAAGGGATGTCATCTCATCTTTCATCGCTAGCTCCCACTCAATAGTGTCATTCCCCTGTGTAGCCTCATTGAAACATTCTGGCTCACCAGCATCAGttaacaacaaataatgcaatgaagGGGAATACCTATCTGGTGGTACTGAAATTCTGCTAGATTTTCTTGGAGGAGTTGATGGTTCTGGTTCTGACTCAACCTCTACGCCTGTACTCTGGTTTCTGTTGGCTACATCactttctgaaatttcttcaagTGTTGCTTTCTCAGAAATTTCTGACAGTTTACCTGCACATGTAGATTCTGCAGAAAAtttgtccttataaaataagttctcaTTAAAAGTAGCATTTCTGCTTTTGATAACTTTCTTGGTTTGATCATCCCAAAACCTGTAGCCATACATGTCAGAtccataaccaataaaataacacttcctcgccttcggatccaatttatctctactattagagtctgtcagtatatatgaaacacaaccaaaaattctcaaatgtgaAAGTTTTACCTCCTTTCCAGACCATACTTCTTCAGGCAACTGATAATTCAAAGGAACTGATGGTCCTCTATTGATGAGATATGCTGCTGTGTTTATTGCTTCTGCCCATAATGCTTTAGGCAAGCCAGATTGGATCCGCATACACCTTGCTCTCTCattcaaggttctattcatcCTTTCTGCAACACCATTTTGCTCAGGTGTTCCTGATATTGTCTTGATCATTCTGATCTCATGTTCTGAACAGAAGTATTTAAACTCTTGACTATCATACTCCCCACCATTATCAGATTTCagacttttaacctttagacctgtctgattttcaacttctgctttccaccttttaaacacagaaaacacatcagatttattttttaaaaaataaacccaTACCTTTCTAGTAGAGTCGTCGATAAAGGTGACATAATAGCGTGAGTTTCCAACAGATTTCACTGGGGCTGGCCCCCAAACATCTGTGTGCACCAATTCTAGCTTTTCAGCTTTCAGAGTCTTCCCTGCCCTTAAGAAACTGacctttttttgcttttcaaGGATACAATGTTCACAAGCACCAACATTAACATGCTTGAGGCTTGATAGCTTACCCTTTGCCGCCATAAGCTTCATTCCTTTTTCACTCATATGTCCAAGTCTTTGATGCCACATGGTTGAATTATTGACAGCCTCAGTAACTACTACCATATCCTCATCTGTAATCATGTAAAGAGATCCTCGCTTCTTTCCACGAGCCACAATGAGATTGCCTTTTGTTACCTTCCAAGCTCCGTCTCCAAAAGTGGTGTGATGTCCCTCATCATCCAATTGCCctatagatattaaatttctctttaaggcaggaatatgtctgacattgtgcaatgtCCATAGGGATCCACTGGAGGTCTTGATGTTGATATCACCTCTTCCGACAATGTCAAGAGATTTTCGATCTGCAAGGTAAACTTTTCCAAATCTTCCAGAAACATAGTTAGACAATAAATCTTTAGAGGGAGTAGTGTGGAACGACACATCTGAGTCCATGATCCATGAATCAACAGGACTATCCAAACTGCAAATTAATGCATCATCAAGTTCATCAGTTGCTGCATTTGCGGATTCATCATCATCGCGCTTCTTGTTTTTGTGCGACTTGTTCTTCTTTGGTGCCTTGCACTGATTGCTAAAGTGACCTCTCTTGTCACAATTCCAACAAGTAACGtcactttgaaattttctctGACCTTTCCCTCTTGACTTTGATCTGCCTCGACCATTTTGACCCTTCTGGGTAGTCCTTCCTCTGCCTTCAGTATTCAATGCTGAATTGGAAACATGACTGGAAGATTCTCCTGAATCTCTCTTGCGAACATCTTCGCTCAAGATCAAGTCACGGATGTCACTAAGCTTTAATGTGTTCTCCCTTGTAGAACTACTAACTGCAGTAACAGTTGCAGCCCAACTATCCGGTAGTGATGACAATAGAATCAATGCCTTCACCTCATCCTCAAATTTAATCTGCACAGATTCCAATTGGGCAAGAATAGTATTAAACTCATTAATATGATCAGTTACAGAGATACCTTCTCCAATCTTGAGGTTGAACAACCGGCGCATCAAGTATACTTTGTTGGCTGCTGACGGCTTCTCGTACATATCTGATAATGGCTTCATTAAGCCTGCAGTAGTCTTCTC encodes the following:
- the LOC114399120 gene encoding transcription and mRNA export factor ENY2-like — its product is MKPKASVNRPPTPDVVENVPEREPTLQELINIKLIETGEKERLMELLRERLVDCGWKDEMETLCRAVVKKKGRNNVTVDELVHVITPKGRVSIPDSVKAELLQRIRTFLVSAAL